One genomic segment of Pogoniulus pusillus isolate bPogPus1 chromosome 21, bPogPus1.pri, whole genome shotgun sequence includes these proteins:
- the NHLRC1 gene encoding E3 ubiquitin-protein ligase NHLRC1, with protein MASEDEAELSLLECRVCFERYGPGGQRRPRNLPCGHVLCQGCVWALGGPESRQLECPFCRRACGFAETSDCLPLLQLLEVLGPECSSVSLALGRSADREAGPAAAGLGLRLTLGGWGSLVNPTGVAACRKSGRLAVAHDGKKRIHVFSPSGCCLQRFGERGDAGNDIKYPLDVTITSDGHVVVTDGGDRSVKAFNFEGKGVLAVREGFSLPWGLDATPESEVILTDSEAGALYRLTADFKKGKLKKCQMIRSQLISPRGVAVSHTSGAVVVIEHLKASGLNNNSTRVKILSAEMDLIGQMDNFGLSLVFPSKIHATAVAFDREGRIIVTDVCSQAIICLGKPEEFPIFNPLISHGLSYPVGLTYMANNSLVVLDSGDHSLKIYNST; from the coding sequence ATGGCATCGGAGGACGAGGcggagctgagcctgctggaGTGTCGGGTGTGCTTCGAGCGGTATGGCCCTGGCGGGCAGCGGAGGCCGCGGAACCTGCCCTGCGGGCATGTCCTGTGTCAGGGCTGCGTGTGGGCTCTGGGAGGCCCCGAGAGCCGGCAGCTGGAGTGCCCCTTTTGCCGGCGGGCCTGCGGCTTCGCCGAGACGAGCGACTGTCTGCCGCTGCTGCAGCTGTTGGAGGTGCTGGGCCCCGAGTGCAGCAGCGTTTCCTTGGCCTTGGGGAGGAGCGCTGACAGGGAGGCCGGGCCGGCTGCCGCGGGCCTCGGGCTGCGGCTGACtctggggggctgggggtcGCTGGTCAACCCCACGGGGGTGGCCGCCTGCCGGAAATCGGGGCGCCTGGCAGTGGCACACGACGGCAAGAAGAGGATCCATGTCTTTAGCCCGAGCGGATGCTGTCTGCAGCGGTTTGGGGAGCGGGGGGATGCGGGCAACGATATCAAGTACCCGCTTGATGTGACGATCACGTCGGACGGGCACGTGGTGGTCACCGATGGTGGGGACCGCTCTGTGAAGGCCTTTAATTTTGAAGGAAAGGGGGTCTTGGCTGTTCGGGAAGGTTTCTCTTTGCCTTGGGGTTTGGATGCTACCCCGGAGAGTGAAGTAATCCTGACCGACTCGGAGGCGGGCGCTCTCTACCGCTTGACGGCTGACTTCAAGAAGGGGAAGTTAAAGAAGTGTCAGATGATCCGGTCTCAGTTGATCAGTCCAAGAGGGGTTGCAGTCTCACATACCTCGGGTGCTGTCGTGGTAATAGAGCACCTGAAAGCTTCAGGATTGAACAACAACAGTACCCGAGTGAAGATACTCAGTGCAGAGATGGATCTCATTGGCCAAATGGATAACTTTGGTCTGAGTCTTGTTTTCCCCTCCAAAATACATGCTACAGCTGTGGCATTTGACAGAGAGGGTCGTATTATAGTAACAGATGTCTGTAGCCAGGCCATAATATGCTTAGGGAAACCTGAGGAATTTCCCATCTTTAACCCTCTAATTAGCCATGGGCTTTCTTATCCCGTGGGACTGACTTACATGGCAAACAATTCCCTCGTTGTTTTAGACAGTGGGGATCATTCACTAAAAATATATAACTCCACTTGA